A section of the Bacillota bacterium genome encodes:
- a CDS encoding MBL fold metallo-hydrolase, with the protein MIVRTVRVGQLGTNCYIVGCEDERKAVVIDPGAEPERIIQALRADGFTCGVVVNTHGHADHIAANGAVKAATGAAIAVHMLDAEALADPSVNLSAFAMPPGLRVEGPRADRLLAEGEEVVAGSVRLRVVHTPGHTPGSISLVGDGVVFCGDTLFAGGGVGRTDFPGGSYDLLVMSITEKIFSLPDDTVVYPGHGPSTTVGTERW; encoded by the coding sequence GTGATTGTACGGACGGTGCGCGTGGGGCAGCTCGGCACGAACTGCTACATAGTGGGGTGCGAGGATGAGCGCAAGGCCGTGGTGATAGATCCCGGCGCGGAACCCGAGAGAATCATCCAGGCGTTGAGGGCGGATGGGTTCACGTGCGGGGTCGTCGTGAACACGCACGGTCACGCGGACCACATAGCAGCGAACGGCGCCGTGAAGGCAGCGACAGGAGCCGCCATAGCCGTTCACATGCTGGATGCGGAGGCCCTTGCGGACCCATCTGTGAACCTCTCAGCGTTCGCCATGCCTCCGGGCTTGCGGGTCGAAGGCCCTAGAGCGGACAGGCTCCTGGCCGAGGGTGAAGAGGTGGTGGCGGGCTCTGTGAGACTTCGAGTGGTCCATACGCCTGGACACACCCCGGGCAGCATTTCGTTGGTGGGTGACGGCGTCGTATTCTGCGGGGATACGCTCTTCGCGGGAGGTGGCGTGGGGCGCACCGACTTCCCGGGAGGCTCGTACGACTTGCTCGTGATGTCCATCACGGAAAAGATCTTCTCACTTCCCGATGACACGGTCGTGTATCCGGGGCATGGTCCTTCGACCACGGTCGGCACGGAGAGATGGTGA
- the recJ gene encoding single-stranded-DNA-specific exonuclease RecJ: MAGRVWSVAGLSRDSEETSKALARELRIPLLVARVMLLRGYASPSAAQEFLRADMGDLLDPFLLPDMELAVVRVLRALRNGERIRIYGDYDVDGITSTCVLLDVLRTLGANVDYYIPGRLHEGYGLNLEAVERAASAGVSLIITVDCGITAVEEVNLAAKRGIDVIVTDHHEPSHVLPRAHALVNPKRRDQTYAFPDLAGVGVAYKLASALLRAHAGTLDAPVPSDELLELVALGTIADVAPLTGENRILVKHGLARLSTAPNPGIQALIQVSGLTGREIGAAAVGFFLGPRLNAAGRLGDASLCVDLLTAASPDDAERIASILDKANQERQSLEQAILDEAASMVKTSEDGEAEDAVIVLAGEGWHPGVIGVVASRLVERFWRPVILISMEGDEGRGSGRSIDSFDLYGGLVQCKDLLKEFGGHRRAAGLSLSRSAVDALRERLNQIGRSTLTPEDLTRKVVCDLEVRFGEIDLAAAEGLGMMAPFGEGNPVPTFLSTGVRPVEYRGVGAEARHLKMKLAQDGVVLDAIGFGLGSKAPVLFARGARELDVLYTIEVNQWNGAKQVQLNVKELREAVRS, encoded by the coding sequence TTGGCAGGTCGCGTATGGAGCGTCGCGGGTCTTTCTAGAGACTCTGAAGAGACGAGCAAGGCGCTTGCAAGGGAGCTCCGGATTCCGCTGCTCGTGGCCAGGGTAATGCTGCTTCGGGGTTACGCCAGCCCCTCGGCTGCCCAGGAATTCCTGAGGGCGGACATGGGGGATCTCTTGGATCCGTTCCTCCTGCCGGACATGGAACTGGCGGTGGTCAGGGTGCTTCGCGCTCTGAGGAACGGTGAGCGGATCCGGATTTACGGCGATTACGATGTGGACGGCATCACGTCCACGTGCGTCTTGCTGGACGTGTTGAGGACTCTCGGCGCCAACGTGGATTACTACATCCCCGGGAGACTCCATGAAGGATACGGGCTGAATCTGGAGGCTGTAGAGAGAGCGGCGTCCGCCGGCGTATCCCTCATCATCACCGTGGACTGCGGCATCACAGCGGTGGAGGAGGTGAACCTCGCTGCAAAGCGGGGAATCGACGTAATTGTCACCGACCATCACGAGCCCTCCCACGTGCTCCCGAGGGCTCACGCGCTGGTGAACCCCAAGAGAAGGGACCAGACCTACGCGTTCCCTGACCTCGCCGGGGTGGGCGTCGCCTACAAGCTGGCCTCGGCGCTCCTGAGGGCTCACGCGGGCACCCTTGACGCGCCCGTGCCCTCTGACGAGCTGCTCGAACTCGTGGCGTTGGGCACGATAGCGGACGTGGCCCCCCTGACCGGCGAGAACAGGATCCTTGTAAAGCACGGCCTTGCCAGGCTGAGCACCGCTCCCAACCCGGGCATTCAGGCGCTCATCCAGGTGTCGGGCCTGACGGGACGAGAGATCGGGGCCGCCGCCGTGGGCTTCTTCCTTGGCCCACGGCTGAACGCCGCGGGGAGGCTTGGAGACGCTTCGCTTTGTGTGGACCTGCTCACCGCCGCCTCTCCGGACGACGCGGAGCGCATCGCGTCAATCCTGGACAAGGCGAATCAGGAAAGGCAGTCCTTGGAGCAGGCCATACTGGACGAGGCCGCATCAATGGTGAAGACCTCTGAGGACGGCGAAGCGGAGGACGCCGTGATAGTCTTGGCGGGCGAAGGCTGGCATCCGGGCGTGATCGGAGTGGTCGCCTCGCGTCTCGTGGAACGCTTCTGGCGCCCCGTGATATTGATAAGCATGGAAGGTGATGAAGGGCGCGGCTCAGGCAGGAGCATCGACTCTTTCGATCTATACGGGGGCCTCGTTCAGTGCAAAGACTTGCTCAAGGAATTCGGAGGCCACCGCCGAGCGGCGGGGCTGTCGCTGTCCCGTAGTGCCGTCGATGCGCTTCGCGAGCGCTTGAACCAGATAGGCCGGAGCACGTTGACTCCGGAGGACCTCACTCGAAAGGTCGTCTGCGATCTAGAGGTGAGGTTCGGCGAGATCGACCTCGCCGCGGCGGAGGGTCTTGGCATGATGGCCCCGTTCGGAGAGGGCAACCCCGTTCCGACCTTTCTATCGACGGGAGTGCGGCCCGTCGAGTACCGAGGCGTAGGGGCTGAAGCGAGGCACCTCAAGATGAAACTCGCTCAGGACGGGGTCGTGCTCGATGCGATAGGGTTTGGGCTTGGGAGCAAGGCACCCGTGCTTTTCGCGCGGGGAGCGAGGGAGCTGGACGTCCTATACACCATCGAGGTCAATCAGTGGAATGGCGCCAAGCAAGTTCAGCTTAATGTAAAAGAGTTGCGGGAGGCTGTCAGAAGCTGA
- the dtd gene encoding D-aminoacyl-tRNA deacylase produces the protein MRAVVQRAKSARVVVGDEVVGRIGRGVVVFLGVGADDSQEDARYLAEKVAGLRILDDEAGKMNLSCLDLGLPVLAVSQFTLYGDCRRGRRPSFTEAARPEKGLELYGTFVTELRRTGLVVETGRFQAAMTVFVENDGPVTILLDSRKLF, from the coding sequence ATGAGGGCGGTTGTGCAGCGAGCCAAGTCGGCTCGAGTAGTGGTGGGCGACGAGGTAGTAGGACGGATAGGGCGGGGAGTCGTCGTCTTCCTTGGCGTGGGCGCTGACGATTCTCAGGAGGACGCAAGGTACCTTGCGGAGAAAGTGGCCGGTCTCCGCATCCTGGACGATGAAGCGGGGAAAATGAACCTCTCTTGCCTCGATCTGGGTTTGCCGGTGCTTGCCGTGTCGCAGTTCACTCTGTACGGGGACTGTCGCAGGGGACGCCGTCCCAGTTTTACTGAGGCCGCGAGGCCCGAGAAAGGACTCGAGCTGTACGGCACGTTCGTGACTGAATTGCGAAGGACGGGTCTCGTCGTCGAGACCGGTCGGTTCCAGGCGGCCATGACGGTATTCGTGGAGAACGACGGCCCTGTCACTATACTCCTGGACAGCAGGAAGCTGTTCTGA
- the hisS gene encoding histidine--tRNA ligase, with amino-acid sequence MGELKAPRGTADILPGESELWLRVERAVREVCRAAGYGEIRTPIFEHTELFERGVGAVTDIVEKEMYTFEDKAGRSMTLRPEGTAPCMRAYLEHNMRTLPQPVKMYYIGPMFRYERPQSGRFRQHTQFGVEAIGSPDPALDAEVVSILVDVYRRLGLSGFVVHLNSIGCPQCRPRYKEALARAVEARADDLCPDCRRRLGRNPLRILDCKNETCREISGNVPTIFGFLCEECRKHFDDVTRYLENLGLDHEIDSRIVRGLDYYTKTVFEVVHGSLGAQDVLGGGGRYDGLAEDLGGKHTPGVGFAAGIERAVMVLRALGSPPVEAETGAGIVVFVAIVGMEARAEGFRLVNALRARGVPADLDYMNRSLKAQMKHAGRCGARKVVILGAEELEARMATVKDMSTGEQSRVALSELVRVLSEGGNGAVDWR; translated from the coding sequence ATGGGCGAGTTGAAAGCGCCGAGGGGTACCGCCGACATCCTTCCAGGGGAGTCGGAGTTGTGGCTCCGTGTGGAAAGAGCGGTGCGCGAAGTGTGTCGAGCTGCGGGATACGGAGAGATCCGTACACCCATCTTTGAGCACACTGAGCTCTTCGAGCGCGGGGTGGGCGCTGTCACTGACATAGTCGAGAAGGAGATGTACACCTTCGAAGACAAGGCCGGACGAAGCATGACGTTGCGCCCCGAGGGCACGGCCCCGTGTATGCGCGCGTACTTGGAGCACAACATGAGGACGCTGCCGCAGCCGGTGAAGATGTACTACATCGGTCCCATGTTCCGTTACGAGCGTCCCCAGTCGGGGAGGTTCAGACAGCACACGCAATTCGGTGTGGAGGCCATAGGCTCGCCCGACCCTGCCCTCGACGCCGAGGTCGTCTCGATACTCGTCGATGTGTACAGACGTCTCGGGCTATCCGGTTTCGTGGTTCATCTCAACTCCATAGGCTGCCCCCAGTGCCGGCCTCGCTACAAGGAAGCCCTAGCGAGAGCGGTGGAGGCACGGGCGGACGATCTTTGCCCTGATTGTCGTCGTAGGCTGGGGCGCAACCCGCTCCGCATCCTTGACTGCAAGAATGAGACGTGCCGCGAGATCTCGGGGAACGTGCCCACGATATTCGGCTTCCTGTGCGAAGAATGCAGAAAGCACTTCGACGATGTTACGAGGTATCTTGAGAATCTGGGGCTTGACCACGAGATCGACTCGCGCATCGTGCGCGGACTCGATTACTATACCAAGACCGTCTTTGAGGTGGTCCACGGCAGCCTCGGCGCCCAGGACGTGCTGGGCGGCGGGGGACGGTACGACGGGCTCGCCGAGGACCTCGGCGGGAAGCACACCCCTGGGGTGGGGTTCGCGGCGGGGATCGAGAGAGCAGTCATGGTTCTCCGTGCGTTGGGCTCACCGCCGGTGGAGGCGGAAACAGGCGCGGGCATCGTGGTCTTCGTCGCAATCGTGGGCATGGAGGCCAGGGCAGAGGGGTTCAGGCTCGTGAACGCCCTTCGCGCGCGGGGGGTGCCCGCGGACCTCGACTACATGAATAGGAGCCTCAAGGCTCAGATGAAGCATGCTGGCAGGTGTGGAGCTCGCAAGGTCGTCATCCTTGGAGCGGAGGAGTTGGAGGCTCGGATGGCGACCGTGAAAGACATGTCCACCGGCGAGCAGTCCAGGGTGGCTCTCTCCGAACTCGTGAGAGTCCTTTCGGAAGGCGGGAACGGCGCGGTAGATTGGCGGTAG
- a CDS encoding VWA domain-containing protein, which translates to MTSFDHIPVLRYDAPRLVRVMQSEFRMGRGIRVGETTVVSRRVHVIHPANPGEIKVIVNQDAGVAFYARRRKDEILHIDVFHEVAEVDHRRAAEAVKRAVHRFYGDLLLDRARGLFLPQPRELIDLMDIQTGTGGGRIGGALNYGRKLSLRRAHCNHVHIAAMLPDNCLLALFYLVLALEEEITGQGVEIRKVERLTHQEGTGKSDLSPYSSMFDSYLNESGTAGHGQDWERLPREARIEAVSCMAEEFGGRANMARLLDLLPASGAIPPDIRSDTGDLDEVLERLSAFDLVARERGQLTLTAKGREVRDILATCASEVEAGIRRLIRKMPLVPRIPRHEEGRFGRKANHERPKVSKSVRAPKEGEWCDEIAVPETVLAALSREHLERGCSRQSSSSSAGENAIAPTLAPRLTREDIRLYRKRPARPPEVCLLIDASASMVGRRIRAAKYLIRHLATACQVKVTVLTFQERDVRLQIASTRSRKVIEEGVRRIEPAGLTPLAAGITEALDFIRSKKLKDVLLVLITDGIPTMNRWTADPARDALTAAKRIAEDKVPFMCVGLQPNRDFLRKLVDTAGGKLYVVDEFDKDVLISLVRYGRKESAKGGFSPFRAE; encoded by the coding sequence ATGACCTCCTTCGACCATATTCCCGTCCTTCGATACGACGCCCCTCGTCTCGTCCGAGTGATGCAAAGCGAGTTCCGGATGGGAAGGGGCATCAGGGTCGGCGAGACGACGGTCGTGAGCAGGCGGGTCCATGTCATCCACCCCGCTAATCCGGGAGAGATCAAGGTCATCGTGAACCAGGACGCGGGGGTGGCATTCTACGCCAGGCGTCGGAAGGATGAGATCCTGCACATAGATGTGTTCCACGAGGTCGCTGAGGTGGACCACCGCAGGGCAGCTGAAGCCGTGAAGCGCGCTGTCCATAGATTCTACGGCGATCTCCTCCTCGACCGGGCGCGGGGCCTCTTCCTCCCTCAGCCCAGGGAACTCATAGACCTCATGGACATTCAGACGGGCACTGGCGGCGGCAGGATAGGGGGCGCTCTCAATTACGGAAGGAAGCTCTCGCTGCGCAGGGCTCACTGCAACCACGTGCACATCGCGGCGATGCTTCCCGACAACTGCCTCCTCGCGTTGTTCTACTTGGTGCTGGCTCTTGAGGAGGAGATAACCGGGCAGGGCGTGGAGATCCGAAAGGTGGAGAGGCTTACTCACCAAGAGGGCACTGGGAAGAGCGATCTCTCGCCATACTCTAGCATGTTTGATTCCTACCTCAACGAGTCGGGGACCGCGGGTCATGGTCAAGATTGGGAGAGGCTGCCTCGGGAGGCGAGGATTGAGGCGGTGTCCTGCATGGCCGAGGAATTCGGGGGAAGGGCGAACATGGCGCGTCTTCTCGACCTTCTTCCTGCGTCGGGCGCCATCCCGCCGGACATTCGATCTGATACCGGTGATCTCGACGAGGTCCTCGAACGCCTGTCCGCCTTCGACCTTGTGGCTCGTGAGCGCGGGCAGCTCACGCTCACCGCGAAAGGGAGGGAGGTGCGTGACATTCTTGCGACGTGTGCATCGGAGGTCGAGGCGGGTATAAGGAGACTCATAAGGAAGATGCCGCTTGTGCCGCGGATTCCCCGGCACGAGGAAGGGCGTTTTGGACGGAAGGCCAACCACGAGAGGCCCAAGGTGTCGAAGAGCGTGAGAGCGCCGAAGGAGGGAGAATGGTGCGACGAGATCGCGGTGCCCGAGACCGTGCTTGCCGCGCTCTCCAGGGAACACCTCGAAAGGGGCTGTTCCAGACAGTCTTCCTCCTCCAGCGCCGGGGAGAACGCCATTGCGCCTACTCTTGCGCCGCGCCTCACGCGTGAAGACATAAGACTGTACCGAAAGCGCCCTGCCAGGCCGCCTGAAGTCTGCTTGCTCATCGACGCAAGCGCCAGCATGGTCGGAAGGCGGATCCGCGCGGCCAAGTACCTCATTCGTCATCTCGCTACCGCGTGTCAGGTGAAGGTGACGGTCCTCACCTTTCAAGAACGGGACGTTCGACTCCAGATAGCCTCCACGAGGAGCAGGAAGGTCATTGAGGAAGGGGTTCGGCGCATCGAACCCGCGGGCCTCACACCGCTTGCCGCCGGAATCACGGAGGCGCTGGACTTCATCCGGTCGAAGAAGCTCAAGGACGTGCTCCTGGTCTTGATCACCGATGGAATACCCACGATGAACCGCTGGACCGCGGATCCCGCACGGGACGCTCTCACCGCGGCGAAACGCATAGCAGAGGACAAGGTGCCGTTCATGTGCGTTGGACTCCAGCCGAACAGGGACTTCCTCAGGAAGCTCGTGGACACGGCGGGCGGCAAGCTGTACGTGGTCGACGAATTCGATAAGGACGTCCTCATAAGCCTGGTCAGGTACGGCAGGAAAGAAAGCGCGAAGGGAGGATTCTCACCTTTCCGTGCCGAATAG
- a CDS encoding lipopolysaccharide assembly protein LapA domain-containing protein, whose product MQVVTVIGLAFALLVAVFAIQNSMPVTVTFLRWRLTDVSLALVILGSAAAGALVIALLGAVREIGLRLSLRSLRGRAERLTHELETTRGKAANLEDEVARLENEVRARTHELESARKRMEDLEVELEATQVMEVLPPPQGGVDPGVGAEPDALASHAADHVERKSGA is encoded by the coding sequence TTGCAGGTAGTAACGGTCATCGGACTTGCGTTTGCTCTCCTCGTAGCGGTGTTCGCCATCCAGAACTCCATGCCGGTTACAGTCACGTTCCTCAGGTGGCGCCTTACCGATGTTTCTCTCGCGCTCGTCATTCTCGGTTCCGCCGCTGCTGGAGCCTTGGTCATCGCTCTACTGGGCGCCGTGCGAGAAATCGGCCTCAGGCTCAGTCTGAGGTCGCTCCGCGGAAGGGCCGAGCGGCTTACTCACGAACTCGAGACGACTAGAGGCAAGGCCGCGAACTTGGAAGACGAGGTCGCGAGACTGGAGAACGAGGTGCGCGCGAGAACGCATGAGCTAGAGAGCGCCAGGAAGCGGATGGAGGATCTCGAAGTCGAACTGGAGGCTACACAGGTTATGGAGGTTCTTCCGCCGCCCCAGGGAGGCGTCGACCCTGGGGTCGGAGCCGAGCCCGACGCGCTGGCAAGCCACGCAGCCGACCACGTTGAACGGAAATCCGGCGCCTGA
- a CDS encoding SurA N-terminal domain-containing protein: MFRGFRGKKGSRLAKAIIIVISVTFVGGLAYTGTVFMRRPSESEAGIVASVDGKRIGWEVVDSRFKDALLEEYENTGRVLPETRGPIRASAVEQLINSVLISEAIKKEKIQVPAKQVEAELKRQRDAFPNDEAFRAALKENNLTASDLKRQIRDSLAVQTMFSLVTSSVSVSEDAVKAAYTKETGKPAEGQEFEGKRAGIRERLEAEARQDALVAWLDGLRKNAKIEIFDPEIRAVKKLQEGAYDEAIAEYGEAIKKQPDNAYLYVGLAQAHLGKKDLAGATQALEKARDVYPEEPYIRLLLGTVYRDAGAREKARHELKAASEHGGLDILLHIRLESLFQSMGMNDDAKAENEKVSEIRGLLERRSGAAKAPTGSGSGSPNGS, encoded by the coding sequence TTGTTCCGGGGCTTTCGGGGGAAGAAGGGCTCGAGACTGGCGAAAGCTATCATCATAGTCATATCGGTGACTTTTGTCGGAGGGCTTGCGTACACAGGGACAGTCTTCATGAGACGCCCGTCCGAAAGCGAGGCAGGGATAGTCGCTAGCGTCGACGGCAAGAGAATAGGCTGGGAGGTCGTGGACAGCCGCTTCAAGGATGCTCTTCTGGAGGAATACGAGAACACGGGCCGGGTTCTTCCGGAGACGAGGGGGCCGATCCGAGCGTCCGCGGTCGAACAGCTCATAAACAGCGTGCTCATCAGCGAGGCCATAAAGAAGGAGAAAATCCAGGTCCCTGCCAAGCAAGTCGAGGCCGAGCTCAAACGGCAGAGAGACGCATTTCCGAATGACGAGGCGTTCCGCGCAGCTCTCAAAGAGAACAATCTCACGGCGAGCGATCTCAAGAGACAGATTCGGGACTCTCTGGCCGTGCAGACCATGTTCTCGCTCGTGACGTCCAGTGTCTCCGTGTCTGAAGACGCTGTCAAGGCGGCGTATACTAAGGAGACGGGCAAGCCGGCGGAGGGACAGGAGTTCGAAGGAAAGAGGGCGGGAATACGAGAACGGCTCGAGGCCGAGGCGAGGCAGGACGCCCTCGTCGCGTGGCTTGATGGCCTGCGAAAGAACGCCAAGATAGAGATATTCGACCCTGAGATACGGGCCGTGAAAAAGCTCCAAGAGGGAGCATATGACGAAGCCATCGCCGAGTACGGCGAGGCCATCAAGAAACAGCCTGACAACGCTTATCTCTATGTCGGGCTCGCCCAAGCACACCTCGGAAAGAAAGACCTCGCCGGGGCGACGCAAGCTCTGGAAAAGGCGCGGGACGTCTATCCGGAGGAGCCGTACATCAGGCTCCTCCTGGGAACCGTGTACCGGGACGCTGGCGCTCGCGAGAAAGCCAGGCATGAGCTCAAAGCGGCCTCCGAACACGGCGGGCTTGACATCCTCCTGCACATTCGCCTCGAGTCGCTCTTTCAGAGCATGGGCATGAATGACGATGCCAAAGCTGAGAACGAGAAAGTATCGGAGATCAGAGGGTTGCTGGAACGCAGGAGCGGTGCGGCAAAGGCTCCTACCGGATCAGGCTCCGGGTCTCCGAACGGGAGCTAA
- a CDS encoding bifunctional (p)ppGpp synthetase/guanosine-3',5'-bis(diphosphate) 3'-pyrophosphohydrolase, producing the protein MEQGIGDIIERIRRYAPEGDLDGVRKAYEFAAHAHAGQRRDSGDSFIFHPLGVAAILAELEMDVTTISAGLLHDVIEDTPVTLDQIKAEFGREVSVLVDGVTKLGRLPFMSREEQQAENLRKMFLAMAQDIRVVLIKLADRLHNMRTLGHLPWERQARIARETLEIYAPLAHRLGMWRVKWELEDLALRYLEPGEYYKLVEKVARKRKEREGLIEQASAVLRRALDEAHVPCELQGRAKHFYSIYEKMKLKGKAFEEIYDLIAIRVIVNSVRDCYAVLGIVHSLWKPMPGRFKDYIAMPKSNMYQSLHTTVIGPAGEPLEIQIRTWEMHRTAEYGIAAHWRYKEGTRTVSEFEEKLSWLRQLLEWQRDMKDVHDFMETLKIDLFKDEVFVFTPKGDVKNLPAGSTPVDFAYTVHTDIGHRCTGARVNGRMVPLDHQLCNGDIVEIITSKGPGAPSRDWLAFVKTSKARNKIRQWVREVHREEAVPRGRELIERELRRQGLEVRDNLKVDRLSLAARRLGFADPEDLLASIGDGKMSPAMVVTRLVPERLARDKEEKEPTQLVSRRKRRSGQGVKVKGVDNVLVRMAKCCSPVPGDEIIGYITRGKGISVHRSDCPNISWLLGSPERTIEVEWEFAEDNSYPVELEIEAHDRVALLSNIMSAITELRANISAVNARTTKDQMAVVNMVVEITDTDHLNSIVNRVRRVHGVTDVHRAHHTGVQQLQSV; encoded by the coding sequence ATGGAGCAAGGCATAGGCGACATCATCGAGAGAATAAGGCGGTACGCTCCCGAGGGAGATCTCGATGGGGTGAGGAAGGCCTATGAGTTTGCGGCTCATGCCCACGCCGGGCAGAGGCGTGACTCGGGGGACTCTTTCATCTTCCATCCCCTCGGGGTTGCCGCGATCCTCGCGGAGCTCGAGATGGACGTCACAACGATCTCGGCGGGCCTGCTCCATGACGTGATAGAGGACACGCCCGTCACTCTCGATCAGATCAAGGCCGAGTTCGGACGAGAGGTGAGCGTTCTCGTCGACGGAGTCACCAAGCTGGGCCGGCTGCCATTCATGTCACGGGAGGAACAACAGGCGGAGAACCTTCGAAAGATGTTCCTGGCGATGGCCCAGGACATCAGGGTTGTCCTCATCAAGTTGGCCGATAGACTGCACAACATGCGCACCCTGGGGCATCTTCCGTGGGAGAGACAGGCGAGGATAGCCAGGGAGACTCTCGAGATATACGCACCGTTGGCCCACAGGCTGGGCATGTGGAGAGTCAAGTGGGAGCTCGAAGACCTGGCGCTCCGGTACCTCGAGCCAGGCGAGTATTACAAGCTCGTCGAGAAGGTCGCGAGGAAGCGAAAGGAGCGGGAGGGTCTCATAGAACAGGCGAGCGCGGTGCTCAGGAGGGCCCTCGACGAGGCACATGTGCCGTGCGAACTGCAAGGACGGGCGAAGCACTTCTACAGTATATACGAGAAGATGAAGCTGAAGGGAAAGGCCTTTGAGGAGATATACGACCTCATTGCCATAAGGGTCATTGTCAACAGCGTGAGGGACTGCTACGCGGTGCTGGGGATAGTCCACTCGTTGTGGAAGCCGATGCCCGGGCGGTTCAAGGATTACATCGCGATGCCCAAGTCCAACATGTATCAGTCGCTGCATACGACCGTCATCGGTCCCGCCGGAGAACCGCTCGAAATCCAGATCCGAACCTGGGAGATGCATCGTACCGCGGAGTACGGCATCGCGGCCCATTGGAGGTACAAGGAAGGCACGCGCACCGTGAGCGAGTTCGAGGAGAAGCTCTCGTGGCTGCGCCAGCTCCTCGAGTGGCAGCGGGACATGAAGGACGTCCATGACTTCATGGAGACCCTGAAGATAGACCTCTTTAAAGACGAAGTCTTCGTATTCACCCCAAAGGGCGACGTCAAAAACCTCCCCGCAGGGTCCACCCCGGTGGACTTCGCCTACACCGTGCACACGGACATCGGACACAGATGCACAGGCGCCAGGGTCAACGGCAGGATGGTGCCCCTCGACCACCAGCTGTGCAACGGAGACATCGTGGAGATTATCACATCCAAGGGACCGGGGGCGCCCAGCCGCGACTGGCTCGCTTTCGTCAAGACATCGAAAGCTCGCAACAAGATCCGCCAATGGGTCAGGGAGGTGCACCGCGAGGAGGCCGTGCCGCGAGGCCGGGAACTCATCGAGCGGGAGCTGCGCAGACAAGGTCTTGAGGTTCGCGACAACCTCAAGGTGGATAGGCTCTCTTTGGCAGCGAGGCGCCTGGGGTTCGCAGACCCGGAGGACTTGCTTGCCTCGATCGGCGATGGCAAGATGTCGCCTGCCATGGTGGTGACTCGGCTCGTTCCTGAGAGGCTTGCTAGGGACAAAGAGGAAAAGGAGCCGACTCAGCTTGTCTCGCGGCGGAAGCGTCGGTCGGGGCAGGGCGTCAAGGTGAAGGGCGTGGACAACGTCCTCGTAAGAATGGCCAAGTGCTGCAGCCCCGTGCCCGGGGACGAGATAATCGGCTACATCACGAGAGGGAAGGGCATCTCGGTGCACAGGAGCGATTGTCCGAACATATCGTGGCTCCTGGGCTCGCCTGAGCGCACCATTGAGGTGGAATGGGAGTTTGCCGAGGACAACTCCTATCCCGTGGAGCTCGAGATCGAGGCTCACGATAGAGTGGCGCTCCTCTCCAACATAATGTCGGCTATCACCGAGCTTCGAGCCAATATCAGCGCCGTGAACGCCAGAACGACGAAGGACCAGATGGCTGTGGTGAACATGGTGGTCGAGATCACGGACACCGACCATCTGAACTCCATTGTGAACAGAGTGAGGCGCGTTCACGGAGTAACCGACGTGCATAGGGCGCACCACACGGGCGTCCAGCAGTTGCAGTCGGTGTAG